One Rhizoctonia solani chromosome 2, complete sequence DNA segment encodes these proteins:
- a CDS encoding coronin → MSRFVRPSKYRHVFGQSAKKEWCIENVKVSNSAWDTNLISASASYVALNWNSSGGGVFAILPVASPFRPLPHNFPCKLPGIIPLARGHSAPVLDTDWSPFNDSVVASGGEDGRVLIWKVEESQFENWGAEKWRPRDFDPVATITGSGRKVGQVLFHPTAENVLASSTVGDGTVRLWDLADTNEAKIALTGHTDTIQSLTWNPTGTLLATTCRDRKIRLFDPRAGSEAVRIGDGHAGIKGARVVWLGGHDRIATTGFSKISGRQLALWDTSSLANIKTVSIDQSSGVIMPFWSDNNVLFLAGKGDGNIRSYEYENDNLYELSEYKSIDPQRGMCFLPRRALSVSDCEIMRVYKVYGSTIEPIGFVVPRKSDQFQSDIFPPAPSSEPALTAAEWFAGKTAPQNLVDLDTGAVSAASFSVPAIFAPQPTPAAAAPPPAATPNPVDPASIPLPPTPATAQTPVPTEVASPSNEANSILAEENARLASELREARARIVGLELGVVQPPPRNPPQPLGPEIKTVGTGSSRIVHGRPTTIPMPGRALLHDGKALAYPAQYECNQCHLTGYVAYDPSNPCRECWSLFAQPYKEVLSFAPWDSPESVTSDEQNLQRPLPLSSSLRPQPRPQPPSASPSHSQHSFHGPGQPFGSSFPTGWSSSSNLRPSVTVCRGGPPPGALIVRPGDSRIGGTVCLKCSGNGWQYIMLKLATKTCSACDGLGRLF, encoded by the exons ATGTCACGTTTTGTACGCCCGTCCAAGTATAG GCATGTTTTTGGCCAATCTGCAAAGAAGGAATGGTGCATTGAGAATGTCAAAGTCTCGAATAGCGCCTGGGACACTAATCTGATCAGTGCCTCTGCG TCATACGTTGCACTTAACTGGAACTCGTCTGGAGGAGGTGTATTCGCTATTCTGCCAGTCGCATCTCCATTCCGCCCATTGCCCCATAACTTCCCATGTAAACTCCCGGGCATCATCCCACTCGCTCGTGGTCATTCTGCCCCTGTACTCGACACCGACTGGTCGCCTTTCAACGACTCTGTTGTGGCTAGTGGTGGCGAAGACGGACGTGTGCTTATCTGGAAAGTCGAAGAGTCCCAGTTCGAGAACTGGGGAGCCGAGAAATGGCGGCCACGCGACTTTGATCCTGTCGCGACAATTACTGGCTCGGGCCGTAAAGTCGGCCAGGTCTTGTTCCACCCGACTGCTGAGAACGTTCTTGCGAGCTCGACTGTCGGCGATGGGACCGTCAGGCTCTGGGACCTGGCCGACACGAACGAAGCCAAGATTGCGCTCACGGGACATACCGATACGATTCAGTCGCTGACCTGGAACCCGACTGGAACACTCTTGGCCACCACCTGTCGCGACCGCAAGATTCGGCTGTTTGACCCTCGTGCTGGCAGTGAGGCGGTACGGATTGGCGACGGCCATGCAGGTATCAAGGGTGCGCGCGTTGTGTGGTTGGGCGGACATGATCGTATTGCGACGACTGGGTTCAGCAAGATAAGTGGGCGCCAGCTTGCTCTTTGGGATACTAGCTCGTTGGCGAATATCAAGACGGTGTCGATTGATCAGTCGTCTGGTGTGATCATGCCGTTCTGGAGCGACAACAACGTTCTGTTCCTGGCTGGCAAGGG AGACGGTAACATCCGGTCGTACGAGTACGAGAACGACAACCTATACGAGCTGTCGGAGTACAAGTCGATTGACCCTCAGCGAGGAATGTGCTTCCTTCCTCGACGTGCGCTTAGCGTGTCGGACTGCGAAATCATGCGTGTGTACAAGGTGTACGGGTCGACGATCGAGCCGATCGGGTTTGTGGTTCCGCGCAAG TCGGATCAATTCCAATCCGACATCTTCCCGCCTGCACCATCGAGCGAACCAGCGCTTACTGCAGCTGAATGGTTCGCGGGTAAGACTGCACCGCAAAACCTGGTCGATCTGGACACTGGGGCGGTTAGTGCGGCATCTTTCTCTGTTCCGGCTATATTTGCGCCGCAACCGACTCCCGCTGCCGCAGCTCCACCCCCGGCGGCTACACCGAACCCGGTTGACCCTGCTTCGATTCCTCTCCCGCCTACACCTGCGACGGCTCAAACGCCGGTCCCGACCGAGGTAGCTTCTCCATCAAATGAG GCGAACAGCATACTGGCTGAAGAAAATGCCCGCCTGGCGAGCGAGCTACGCGAGGCTCGCGCTCGAATCGTTGGCCTCGAACTGGGGGTCGTCCAGCCTCCTCCCAGGAATCCTCCTCAGCCTCTCGGACCGGAAATTAAGACGGTTGGGACTGGTTCGTCTCGTATTGTGCATGGTCGGCCGACGACGATCCCGATGCCCGGGCGAGCTTTATTGCATGATGGAAAGGCTCTGGCTTATCCTGCTCAGTATGAATGCAATCAAT GTCACCTTACTGGTTATGTAGCCTATGATCCATCCAATCCGTGCCGCGAATGTTGGTCGCTGTTTGCTCAGCCTTACAAAGAAGTACTGAGCTTTGCACCCTGGGACTCTCCTGAGTCTGTTACTTCGGATGAACAAAACCTCCAACGACCACTTCCATTGTCTAGTTCTCTCCGGCCCCAGCCGAGGCCTCAACCACCCTCGGCGAGTCCATCGCATTCCCAGCATTCGTTCCATGGACCAGGGCAACCTTTTGGATCGTCATTCCCTACGGGCTGGTCGTCGTCCTCGAACTTGAGACCCTCGGTCACGGTATGCCGCGGCGGGCCTCCCCCGGGTGCGCTCATTGTCCGACCGGGTGATTCTAGAATAGGTGGAACAGTCTGCTTGAAGTGTAGCGGAAACGGCTGGCAATACATAATGCTGAAATTGGCTACCAAGACATGCTCGGCGTGCGACGGGCTGGGCAGGCTGTTTTAG
- a CDS encoding alpha-amylase, protein MRPSRLFSLVLTLVSWEFVSALVVDKRQSLPTSEVKLQSYTLNGNSFSGSIYIKNIAYQKVVTVIYSNAANSWVSGQSVSASYSGSISGSNYETWTFSGTIGSGGIKQFYIRYDVSGTSYYDNNGTKNYDVGTTTTTTTAPSTTTTRVTTTAATTTTTAITTSRVTTTTSVATTPTSTVSTSYIPTPSNIPPELTPCNTWNGQDACSGSQVEYPASWDDRKWQTPSRGTSAWSSGFQDYRELTGYVDIFYNSARTSATVTVKANSRTGVALSYSFNGGAFGSGASATVTSSFTGPYAISVKDANGATLAFDATYFVWDAPAVNRPETNGGQKVAIVELFGWPYADIEKECVFLGKAGYGGVRIWPPSEAVTSDWWPQSNELNPWWFVYQPVSYRLISRHGTLAQLRSMITTCRANGVRVYADAVVNHMSGGGNDIQNHRGSGSAPTCGWYGPKNGTAGSPFFTHTSTYQYNTQTGLRPAMEYPAVPYSPTDFHCDRSLNSFTDGFILNYGWLVGLSDLNTEKPYVQERIATYFATLLSVGFSGFRIDAAKHMGPKNIAQILARLKTKMGGSLPPDFITWLEIILGGEKDLLACSYNDYNWYQYFNEQMSAAGLSSTEIGYVKIWSSDYPKEYPICGSWILPPSRFVIQNDDHDQQNDGSSSRDMDKNIATHRNFEVQLFTQTGFNANVRNILSSYSFRSNGAKGFPDGYSDCSRFKGTGTCISMPYSAAYNANACGYSVAQGGSWTEGVYTRVHRDMSIVNAMRGWMGLGSTTASAVGLPSGCT, encoded by the exons ATGAGGCCATCTCGacttttttcccttgtgctcaCGCTTGTGAGCTGGGAATTCGTCTCTGCCCTTGTG GTGGACAAGCGTCAGAGTCTTCCGACTTCAGAAGTCAAGCTACAGAGCTATACCCTCAATGGTAATAGCTTCTCTGGTAGCATCTAC ATCAAGAATATTGCCTATCAGAAAGTGGTTACCGTCATCTATTCCAACGCTGCCAACAGCTGGGTCAGTGGTCAATCGGTTTCGGCGTCGTACAGCGGTTCTATCAGCGGCTCAAACTATGAGACTTGGACGTTCTCGGGTACCATTGGCTCTGGTGGCATCAAGCAGTTTTACATTCGCTACGATGTTTCTGGCACTTCGTACTATGACAATAATGGCACTAAG AACTACGATGTAGGTACTACGACCACAACTACTACAGCGCCGAGTACGAcaaccaccagggtcaccaCCACAGCTGctaccaccactaccacagCTATCACTACTTCCCGCGTCACTACTACTACTTCGGTAGCTACTACGCCTACGTCCACCGTCAGCACGTCTTATATCCCCACGCCGTCCAACATTCCTCCTGAACTTACTCCTTGCAATACTTGGAATGGACAAGACGCATGCAGTGGATCTCAGGTCGAATACCCTGCCAGCTGGGATGATCGCAAA TGGCAAACTCCGTCTCGCGGAACCTCGGCCTGGTCCTCTGGTTTCCAAGATTACCGCGAGCTCACGGGTTACGTCGACATTTTTTACAACTCGGCCCGTACTTCTGCAACCGTCACCGTCAAGGCCAACTCTCGCACCGGAGTTGCGCTTTCGTATAGTTTCAATGGCGGTGCTTTTGGAAGTGGCGCATCCGCAACTGTGACTAGCTCCTTTACTGGCCCATACGCGATTTCGGTCAAGGATGCAAACGGCGCCACCTTGGCTTTCGACG CTACCTACTTTGTCTGGGATGCCCCCGCTGTCAATCGTCCCGAGACGAATGGTGGACAAAAAGTCGCGATTGTCGAGCTTTTCGGATGGCCATACGCCGATATTGAGAAAGAATGTGTTTTCCTTGGAAAGGCCGGTTATGGTGGTGTAAGAATCTGGCCTCCATCTG AGGCGGTTACTTCTGACTGGTGGCCCCAATCAAACGAGCTCAA CCCCTGGTGGTTCGTCTACCAGCCTGTCTCCTATCGTCTTATTAGCCGCCATGGCACCCTCGCTCAGCTTCGAAGCATGATCACGACATGCCGCGCAAACGGTGTCCGCGTATATGCTGATGCGGTCGTCAACCACATG TCCGGAGGCGGTAACGATATCCAAAATCACCGTGGCTCTGGCTCGGCACCCACTTGTGGTTGGTATGGACCCAAGAACGGGACCGCTGGAAGCCCATTCTTCACGCATACATCAACCTACCAATACAATACTCAAACCGGTTTGCGTCCGGCGATGGAATACCCCGCTGTTCCTTACAGCCCGACCGATTTCCACTGTGACCGCTCGCTAAACTCGTTTACCGATGGCTTCATCCTCAACTACG gctggttggttggtttgtCCGACTTGAACACCGAGAAACCATATGTACAAGAACGTATTGCAACCTATTTCGCTACCCTTCTCAGCGTCG GATTCAGCGGATTCCGTATTGACGCTGCAAAGCATATGGGCCCTAAGAATATTGCTCAGATTCTCGCACGCCTCAAGACTAAAATGGGTGGTTCTCTACCGCCAGATTTCATCACTTGGCTCGAGATTATTCTTGGAGGCGAGAAGGACCTTCTCGCATGCTCGTACAA CGATTACAATTGGTATCAATACTTCAATGAACAAATGTCAGCAGCCGGCTTGAGTTCCACTGAAATTGGATATGTTAAAATCTGGTCGTCAGATTACCCCAAG GAATATCCCATCTGTGGATCGTGGATTCTGCCTCCTTCCCGATTCGTCATCCAGAACGATGATCATGACCAACAAAATGACGGTTCCAGCTCGCGCGATATGG ACAAGAATATAGCCACCCACCGAAACTTCGAAGTCCAGCTGTTCACCCAGACTGGATTTAACGCAAACGTTAGGAACATTCTGTCCTCGTATTCCTTCAGGAGCAACGGCGCCAAG GGATTCCCTGACGGCTATTCTGATTGCTCTCGCTTCAAGGGAACCGGCACCTGCATCTCTATGCCCTACTCTGCAGCCTACAATGCCAATGCTTGTGGTTACAGTGTAGCCCAGGGTGGATCTTGGACGGAGGGTGTCTATACTCGAGTTCACCGTGACATGTCGATCGTGAATGCCATGCGTGGATGGATGGGACTCGGGTCTACCACGGCATCGGCCGTGGGCCTTCCGTCCGGCTGTACCTAA
- a CDS encoding carbohydrate esterase family 12 protein — MKFFAVSAVFVSAISGALSASLYLVGDSTMASHKASEGIEGWGVPLNNYLTGITLVNKAVSGRSARSYWREGKWAAVQASLKSGDFVEHLLKRDNSLPSPQSILRLWFNPPPHFCVALDRHDSTRTRIPTVIEFGHNDGGSPSTSDRASVVGEGSETQKVTLSDGTVETVYTWPTYVKWMIDGAKSKGATPIISSTTPNNPFEGVSKINYTPGRFVTYAKNAAAAKGVPYVDHFTASLLYYDKLGKGVTESYFPNDHTHTNAAGANAVAWAFLSALRCPSAKGVLSQYINSSGQGAGARCTAP; from the exons ATGAAGTTCTTCGCTGTTTCTGCGGTCTTTGTGTCCGCCATTTCGGGCGCGCTCAGTGCGTCGCTTTACTTGGTTGGCGATTCGACCATGGCTTCCCACAAAGCCTCGGAAGGTATCGAAGG CTGGGGTGTTCCTTTAAACAACTATTTGACTGGTATCACGCTTGTAAACAAGGCCGTTAGCGGGCGTAGCGCGAGGTCCTATTGGAGGGAAGGAAAATGGGCTGCCGTGCAGGCCAGCTTAAAGTCTGGGGACT TTGTAG AACATTTGCTAAAACGAGACAACTCCCTCCCATCTCCTCAATCTATCCTTCGCCTATGGTTCAACCCACCGCCTCATTTTTGTGTTGCGCTCGATCGACACGATTCCACCCGCACGCGCATTCCCACAGTGATTGAGTTTGGTCACAATGACGGCGGATCCCCGTCTACCAGCGACCGCGCATCAGTAGTGGGAGAGGGAAGCGAGACCCAGAAA GTTACCCTCTCGGATGGAACTGTCGAGACCGTCTATACATGGCCCACCTATGTTAAATGGATGATAGATGGGGCTAAGAGCAAAGGAGCCACTCCAATCATTTCTAGTACCACTCCCAACAACCCATTTGAAGGAGTCTCCAAGATCAACTACACTCCGGGTCGT TTCGTTACTTATGCAAAGAATGCTGCAGCCGCCAAAGGTGTCCCTTACGTAGATCATTTCACA GCAAGCCTATTGTACTATGACAAACTCGGCAAGGGCGTCACCGAATCATACTTCCCCAACGACCATACCCATACCAACGCT GCTGGTGCGAATGCGGTTGCTTGGGCATTCCTCTCAGCTCTCCGATGCCCTTCTGCCAAGGGTGTATTGAGCCAGTACAT TAACTCTTCCGGCCAAGGTGCAGGCGCTCGTTGCACTGCTCCGTGA